One window of Eublepharis macularius isolate TG4126 chromosome 17, MPM_Emac_v1.0, whole genome shotgun sequence genomic DNA carries:
- the VTN gene encoding vitronectin, producing the protein MRLLLGALLLSFLCGAFAAEESCEGRCDKGFDDQKKCQCDDLCMYYQSCCNDYFTVCKPKVTRGDVFFQPEDEYLDYDEDLANFTATVPTDPSLEPISSDPQDFLPTEEPVALTDPTFLFEPEGTTQEAEDEFLCSGKPFDAFTALKNGSIYAFRGKYFYELDETSVRPGYPKLIQELWGIEGPIDAAFTRINCQGKTYVFKGSQYWRFEDGALDPEFPRNISDGFEGIPDDIDAAFALPAQNYFASERVYFFKGKHYWSYDFANQPSREDCEETSPSLVFDHFAHLVDDSWEEIFLELFGGSRRSGASRPRYISQDWRGVPNRLDAAMVGRIYVAPSPSKRRSKKKSSRRQRKKYRSRRRWGRWKSRAWDWPGDSSSESADLDWILGRPTSCQPFQSVYFFVDDQYYRLNLRTRRVDFVYPRYPRNIAKYWLGCPSDADQA; encoded by the exons ATGCGGCTCCTGCTCGGGGCACTGCTGCTGAGCTTTCTGTGTGGGGCCTTCGCGGCTGAGG AATCCTGCGAGGGGCGCTGTGACAAGGGCTTTGATGATCAGAAGAAATGTCAGTGCGATGACCTCTGCATGTACTACCAGAGTTGCTGCAATGATTACTTCACAGTTTGCAAACCCAAAG TGACCCGCGGGGACGTCTTTTTTCAGCCAGAGGATGAGTACCTGGATTATGATGAAGATCTTGCCAATTTTACAGCCACTGTACCCACTGACCCTTCCTTGGAGCCCATAAGCAGTGACCCGCAGGACTTCTTGCCAACAGAAGAACCCGTGGCACTCACTGATCCAACCTTCTTGTTTGAGCCAGAGGGAACCACTCAAGAAGCAGAAGACGAGTTCTTGTGCAGCGGGAAACCCTTTGATGCTTTCACAGCCCTGAAAAATGGCTCCATCTATGCCTTCCGTG GGAAATATTTCTATGAACTCGATGAGACAAGTGTGAGGCCTGGGTACCCCAAACTTATCCAGGAACTGTGGGGTATCGAGGGACCCATAGATGCAGCCTTCACCCGCATCAACTGCCAGGGCAAGACCTACGTCTTCAAG GGGAGCCAGTACTGGCGCTTTGAGGATGGAGCCCTGGACCCAGAGTTTCCCCGCAACATCTCAGATGGCTTTGAAGGGATCCCCGATGATATTGACGCTGCTTTTGCACTGCCCGCTCAGAACTACTTTGCCAGTGAGAGGGTCTACTTCTTCAAAG ggAAGCATTACTGGAGTTACGACTTCGCCAATCAGCCGAGCCGCGAGGACTGCGAGGAGACATCTCCATCTCTCGTCTTTGACCACTTTGCTCACTTGGTGGACGATAGCTGGGAGGAGATCTTTTTGGAGCTCTTTGGGGGCTCACGGCGGA GTGGGGCCAGCAGGCCACGCTACATCAGCCAGGACTGGCGAGGGGTACCCAACCGGCTAGATGCTGCCATGGTCGGCCGAATCTATGTGGCGCCAAGCCCATCAAAACGTCGCTCAAAGAAGAAGTCATCACGCCGGCAACGCAAGAAGTATCGCAGCCGCCGTCGCTGGGGCCGCTGGAAATCAAGAGCCTGGGATTGGCCAGGGGACAGCAGCTCAGAGTCTGCAGACCTGGACTGGATCCTGGGTAGACCCAcatcctgccagcccttccagaGTGTCTATTTCTTCGTGGACG acCAGTACTATCGACTTAACCTGCGCACACGACGTGTGGACTTCGTGTACCCTAGATATCCGCGCAACATAGCCAAGTACTGGCTGGGCTGCCCGTCCGATGCAGATCAGGCCTAA
- the SEBOX gene encoding homeobox protein SEBOX, whose amino-acid sequence MGTAEAPRFLPFAFPDGAAGELAAEHGGGSLSCPRTERGGWAGGPRKRKRTTFSRGQLSQLERVFAALPYPDIGTRERLAELTQLPEAKIQVWFQNRRARRIKTSPAAEPPACPRATLAGSKQPRLGVSPQHCKQQARVSPLAGGSSGFLGGEDALSPAPRWPVQEEEEEEEGAAVWTALSSCWDAFPGPPTSLGSISDLIYSAALVANLGEL is encoded by the exons ATGGGTACAGCCGAGGCGCCTCGCTTCCTGCCCTTCGCCTTCCCCGACGGGGCGGCCGGTGAGCTGGCGGCGGAGCATGGAGGGG GGAGCCTCTCGTGCCCCAGAACAGAACGAGGCGGCTGGGCTGGCGGGCCCAGGAAGAGGAAACGGACCACGTTCAGCCGGGGCCAGCTGAGCCAGCTGGAGCGTGTCTTCGCCGCCCTGCCCTACCCGGACATCGGCACCCGGGAGCGCCTGGCCGAGCTCACGCAGCTGCCCGAAGCCAAGATCCAG GTCTGGTTCCAGAACCGGCGTGCCCGGAGGATCAAGACCAGCCCGGCTGCGGAGCCGCCCGCCTGCCCTCGAGCCACCCTGGCCGGCAGTAAGCAGCCCCGTCTGGGCGTCTCCCCCCAGCACTGCAAGCAGCAAGCCCGGGTCTCTCCGCTAGCCGGCGGCTCCTCGGGCTTCCTCGGCGGGGAGGACGCACTGAGTCCGGCCCCTCGATGGCCcgtccaggaggaggaggaggaggaggaaggcgcGGCCGTCTGGACAGCGCTGTCGAGCTGCTGGGATGCCTTCCCAGGGCCGCCAACCTCCCTGGGCTCCATCTCCGACCTCATCTACAGTGCCGCGCTCGTGGCCAACCTGGGGGAGCTGTAG